In the Psychromicrobium lacuslunae genome, ATCTCAAGGCTTAGCCAACACCGTTCAGACCTGTGGATCACCAACAAGAGAATCGGGCACTCCGTCGTACCTGTTTCGCTGCGGATGACTGTGTCTGTATTTCGTGATCCACTTCCGCGGTCAATGTGGAACCGAACTATGGAGCGTCAGCATTACCAGCCTACGTGAGGCTCAGTTGAGGTGGCACAAGAACCCGCTTGAAGTGACTTTCCATGATGCATCAAACGCTCAAAATTCGTGACACCGACAATTACTTCAACCTGTCAACGTCAAAGGCGCTTGACTCGCACAAACGCAGAAAATGGCTCCCTACAGATTGGCCCCCTGTAATATCTGCAACGCTCTCGACCCTCGACGGGCATCGTCACACATATCGCTGTCTATGATGCCCTCAATGGAGCTGTCCTCTCATCCCTGGCTTTTACCCCGCCAATCACCTCATCCAACACCGCCCTGGAATTCTGAAGATCTCCGATCAGCCGGTCGATCCGCTCGCGCTCCGCGATCAACTCTCTAACCAACGCACCAGTGGCGCGTTCATTAGGCCCGCCGTCGGCGTCGCGCATGCAGGGTAGTAACTGGCCGATCTTCTTGCTGTGCAGCCCCGCGGCAAACAGCTGCTGAATAAGGATCACTCGATCCACCGCCCGCTCGGGGAAGTCGCGGTGCCCACCGGAGGTACGCTCCGATGCCAGCAGGCCATGCTCCTCGTAATAGCGCAGTGACCGTTCACTCACCCCGGTACGCCGTGCCAACTCACCAATTCTCACCGCATCCCCTCTCGATCAATAAGCAGCACTCAACAAGGGCCGTCAAGCAGGGTGCAAGCAGCAAAGTCCCATCAGCAAGGCCCAATCAACAAAGCTCAACTAACCGACTTGAACTTAACACCGATGTCAACTTTTACCATTCTGACATGACGACAGAACTCTTCAGCTACAGCCCCATCACCGAACGCCCCACCATCAACTGGCCGGACGGCAAGCGGGTCGCTTTCTACCTCGGCCTCAACGTCGAGCACTTCCTGCCCGACCGCCCCTCCACCAGCATTTGGCCCTCCACCCTCGTCCCCGACGCGCTCAACCACGGTTGGCGGGACTACGGCGCGCGGGTGGGCATCTGGCGGATCACCGAGATCCTGGACCGGCACGGCATCCGAGCCAGCGTGCTGCTGAACTCGATGGTCGCCGAGCACAACCCGCAGATCATCGAGGCCGGCCTGGAGCGCGACTGGCCCTGGCTAGCCCGTGGCAGCACCAACTCGATCCTGCACACCGGCCTAGATCGCGCTGAGGAACAACAAGTCCTCAGCAACATTATCGACACCATCGAATCGTCCACCGGCAAGAAACCACAGGGCTGGATGGGCCCGGGCTTGTCCGAGACCCATCACACCGCCGAGCTGCTCGCCGAACTGGGCCTCGGCTACGTCCTCGACTGGACCAATGACGATCAGCCCTACCCGCTCACCGTGCCCGGCATGTTCAGCCTGCCGTACACCGTCGAGCTGAACGATCTCATTCTCTTCCCGCGCGGCCTGACCGGGCCCGATTTCCTGCAGATGGTCAAAGATCAGCACGAAGTCCTCAGTAAAGATTCGCAAACTAGTGGCCGGGTGATGGCGCTCGCGCTGCATCCCTTCGTGATCGGCCAGCCGTTCCGTGCCAAATACCTTGACCTCGCGCTCGAATATCTCGCCGCGCAGCCCGACGTCTGGCTCACCACGAGCGACGAGATCTACCAGCACTACCGCCAGTCCCCCACCCCGGGTACCCTCAAAGCAGCACATAACATCAGCACGCAAAGGAGCGCCGGATGGACAAAGTAGTGATGTACGCCTCGGTATCGGTTGACGGTTTCATCGCCGACCAGAATGACGACCCGGGTCCACTTTTCGAGTGGCTGCTCGGCGGCGATGTGCCCTTGGACGATAGCGGTTTCCTGAACGTCTCCCAGGCCTCCTACGACTACACCCGGCCCTATTGGGACCAAGTCGCGGTGACCATCGCGGGTCGCCACGTCTTTGACCTGACCGACGGCTGGGACGGCGTACCGCCAAGTTCGGTCGACCACGTCGTGGTGGTGAGTCACCGGGCCAAGCCCGATGACTGGCATCCCGAGGCGCCTTTCCACTTCGTCGAAGGCGTTGAAGCCGCGGTGGCTAAAGCACAGCAACTCGCGGGCGATCGTATCGTTGAGGTGGCCGCGGGCGACGTCGGTGGCCAGGCCTTTGCCGCCGGCTTGGTCGATGAGGTGCGGATGGATGTCGCCCCGGTGGTTTTCGGCTCCGGCAAGCGCTACTTCGGCTCGCTCGACGTTCAGCAGCTGCTGGGTGACCCCGAGGAGGTCATTCAGGGCAACCGGGTGCTTCACCTGCGCTACCGGGTACAGCGCTGAACCGTCCAAACGGAGACGCCAGGACACCTTCACGGCGAGCGTGATACCTAAGAACGATACCTATCGGAAAACCGAACGATACTCCCGCGGCCCCTGAGGCGAATGCTACGTTTGTGCTGCCAGAATCCTCCGGGGAAGGACCATAGAGCCATGCGCGCCCGCAGATTGACGCCAATAGTGGCCGCCACCGGGCTGCCCATGGTTCTCGCCCTCTCGGCCTGTTCAAGCGAACCCAGACGGACGATGGATTTGCAACCAGCCATACCAACACCCCAATCCCCGGGCACGGCGACCCCAACCATCGCCTCGACCATCGCTCCGGCCACCGGCAAGCTCGTCGCCGTGCTTGAGGAGACCACAAATACCGCGGCAACGCTCCGCTTGCCCAAGCACGCCCGGTGGTCGGTGTTCGACGAGGGATCCTCCGGCGTGGTCTGCGAGGCTTTCGATTTCCCCCTTGGCCCTAAAACTTTCGCTCATGTCAGAGTCTCAATCGTCCCGCAGCTCGGAACTGGGCTCGACGAGATCACCGAGACAGCACGCGACGCCCGGCAGACACAAATGCAAACCCCGCTCACCATCGGAAAGAATCGCGCCATCAACAGCATCGATGGTTACGTCATTCAGGGCGCGACGGGCAGATTCCAGTTCTACGAATGGGGTGGCCTGAATAGCAAAAACGTGCTGACTGTGCTCTCCTTCACAGTTCCCCGGGGCGCTAACCTCGCCGATTGGGCCGAGCCGGTACTGGAGAGCATCCGCTGGCGAAAATAACGCCTCCCGCGCCAGCCACCGGAAGAATGAAGGAAATATGCAAATGCCCAGAGTGAGCTCGATAGCAGCCATTGGATTGATAGTCGCCCTGGCGCTCGCGGCGTGCACAGTCGATGGGGAAGGCCCGAATAACTCTCCATCCTCAACTCCGGCCACCGCCAGCGCCACGAGTCAAGGCACTCAGCCGAGCCCACCGAGTCTTCCCACCCTCACTCCCAGTGCCAGAAATGCTCCAGCTACCGGTCAACTGTTCACTCTCTACCTTCGATTTGCGGAAAAACGCATCACCTTCCGTGCGCCCACAAATGTGAAATGGAACGGCCTCAACGACAAGTCGACGATGGTTGTGCTCAAAACCAAGGATTTCGGCCCGGGCACCGAGGAGATCGCCTACCTTACTGCCTCGGTGTCATCGCACACTCCGGATAACCTCGGCAGCTTGGCGCAGCGCCTAATTGAAGCTGAGGAGATGAGTAAGAACACATCTCTGGCATTGACCGGCTTCCGGGTAGTCAATAGCGTCAAAGGATTTGTCCTTCAAGGTACCGGTCCCAGAGGAGAACGCTACATCTGGGCCGGTTTGGATTCCGACAATGTTCTTGCCAAGTTGGACTTCCTGGTCCCCAAAAATCTCAAGCCTGCCAACTGGGTAGACCCCACACTGGCCAGCATCGAATGGAAATGAAAGAGGGACCCATGGATGGCCGCCGATTCACCTCAGTATTGGCCTTCGGCCTGATTTTGTCTCTCACTCTCGTCGCTTGTTCTGCCAACAACACGGGCCCAAGCAGTCCAGCTTCCTCGTCGCCAAACGTCGCTAGGACGAGTCCGGAGCAAAAAAGCTCCCCCTCCACGCTGGGCGCGACTCCGAGTGCGTCAACTCCCGTGTCCACACCCCCAATTCCCACCATTGCGCCAGCGACGGGACCGGTGGTGACTATTAGACAGACAGCTACTTTCCGTCTCGTTGCAGGACCCAAGTGGTACATCTATGACAACAATTCCACCACCGTAATCGTTAAGACTCTCGACCTCATCAAAGGCACCAAGGGCATCGAAGGTTTCATCGGTCTCGAAGCTTCGGAATTCCCGCAAATCAGCAGTGACCTCACTGTGATGGCACAGACCGCACGGAACCTCGAGCAGAGGCGATGGAAATCTCCGGTAAGGATCACCGAGTACCGCACCATCGCCGGGGTCAAAGGCTTCGTACTGCAAAGCTCGGACAGCGAGAAACAGTTCTACGAGTGGGGTGGCCTGGACGCCAATAATGTACTCACCGTCTTGGCCTTCAAGATCCCGACTGGTGCCGGTCTGGATAAATGGGTCGAGCCCACTCTGGCCAGCATTGAATGGAAGTGAAGATGTCTAAACCTAGAGTGATCCCGTCCGTAACAGCCGCTCTAATCACGGCACTCGCATTGGCGGGTTGCAGCGCCCCCAGCGAGCTGCCGGAACCCCTGCCTTCTGCTTCGGTCAGCGCGACTACTGAGCAGCGAACGCAAACCACCTCAGCAACACAGTCAGCCGCACCATCTGCCACTCCGAGCCCGACCTTCGCGCCGGCAACAGGGCAGCTATTCACTGCCGGATTCGGCAACCCAAAACAAACCGCGACCTTTCGGGTGCCAGCCGGCATGAAATGGCTATCAGTCGGTAATAAGTCAATAGTTGTCACGCTTAAAACCAGTGAATTCGTACCTGGCACCGAGGGATTTGCCTCTATCGGTGCCACGATATTCCCGCAGATCGACATTAATCTAGACCGCATCGCTCAACTAAGTCTCAAGAGTTCGCAAGAAACGCTGGATATACCGTTGAAAATGACTGGCTACCGCGCCATCAAAGGTGTGAAGGGTTTCGTATTCCAAGGTGCCAACACCCAGTACCAGGCATATGTCTGGGGCGGGCTGTACTCCGAAACTTACCTGACGACGTTGACGATCAAAATTCCCAAGGGCGTCAAGCTCGCCGACTGGGTCGAACCTGTGCTGGCTAGCGTTGAATGGAAGTGAGGGAGGAAGCCGCAATGGCCGAAAGAGCGCTCGACGACGCAAGCAAGGCAATGCTCGCGGTGGTGCTGGGTGTGGCTCACCAGAGTGAGAGATGCATCCTGACTCACGCGGAAGCTGCCGTCGTTGCCGGAGTCACCAGGCAACAGCTGATTGAGGCGCTCAACCTAACCATCGTGTTCGGCGGCGCGCCCGGCTACGGCTTCGCCGCGTTCGCACTCGATACTTTTGATACCTTCACGACGAAAACTTCCACCCCGGAGCCGCTCAGTGCCTGAGGTCTTCCACGCCGACCCAAAAGATGTCACGCTACCAACAATCCTGGCAGCGTTGAGCGACCCGCTGCGACTGAGCATTGTCAGTTTCCTGGCCAACCATGGTGAGAGCGAGTGCAATGCGATCTACCAGGGCGTGGGCACCAGCAAAACCAATGCCTCACACCATTTCCGGATCTTGCGGGAAGCCGGTTTGATCCGTCGTCATCATGAGGGCCAAAAACAAACCGCTCGGTTGCGCCGCGACGAGGTCGATGAATATTTCCCCCACTTACTCGACGCAGTCCTTGCCAATGCGGTGCCAAGCGTAGAACCTTCTGGCAGCGAAGAACCCTAGAATAGCCAGCGCATTCGCTAGCGATTAGCCACCCTGCTCGATCATTGAGACAAGTCTGGACGGCCCATCCTCGCCCCGGGACTGGTCGACGGCGCGCCGCAATAGGCCTTCGATTGCACCGGGAACCCCGGTATCGAGCGCCCGATCCGCACTGGCCTGAAGTAGATGCCTCAATGTGGTGTGCGCCGAGGCGATAGTTGACACCTCCCCCGGATACTTACCAGCCTCGGCATCGTGCGAGATTCCAGTTCCTACTTGCGCGGCCAAATGCACTATTGAGGTAAGTCGCTCTACCAAAGAATTCGCGTTCAAACCTTCAGCCCGGCCAAGCGCGACCGCGTGACTCCAGCCCGCGACAGTGGTCCAGAAGGCATCGAGGAGGGCAAGATCGAGGGCAGCAACAGCGCCGGGGTCGTCGCCAAAGTAGCTAAGTTCAGGAGCGACGATTTCAAGGATAGAGCGGGCTTTTTCGTAGACAGCTCGGTCTCCGCCTAGTACAGCCGTCGAACCGGACTGCCCGACCAAGGCAGAGGGAGTCAGCATGGTTCCGCCCAGGTAGCGAATCCCCTGATCAGCAACCCAGGCAGCAAGTTGGCGTGCCGAGGCGGGGGTGTCCGAACTGAGGTTCAGCAGGATCGCTGCTGTGCCGGCCACCTCGGCGTCGGTAAGGATCCGTCGGACGAGATCATTGCCGCGAACTGAAATCAGCACGATTTCGCTTTGTCGAATAGCTTCCCTAGGTGTGGCGGCGATGCGCGCGCCGAGCTCCTCGAGATGGATTGCCTTCTCGACAGTACGGTTCCAGACAGTCACCTCACGGCCAGCCAATAACAAAACCCGGGCGATAGCTTGTCCCATCGGTCCAAGCCCAATCACAGTAACGGTATTAGTCATGGTTCTAGCCTCAGACATTACTGCGAACATAACAAGTACCCACTTTATTGTGAGGTACCTACTAAAAGGTTAGCATTAGGGCATGTCGAACATTTCCAAGAATGGTCAGTTCAGCTGCGGCCTCGATGCCGCCGTCGCTGTCGTCGGTGGAAAATGGAAACCATTGATCCTCTGGGCCCTGCATGAGCAGTCGCGACGGTTCGGCGAGTTGCGACGGGAAGTTCGCGGCGTGACCGAGAAGATGTTGACTCAGCAATTGCGAGAGCTGGAGAGTGACGGCATCGTCCACCGGGAGGTCTACCGCGAAGTGCCACCACGGGTCGAGTACTCGCTCACTCCGCTCGGCCAATCTTTAAACCAGGCTTTGCTGCCGCTCGGTGATTGGGGCGAGGCGAACATCTCCACGATCATCCGGGCAAAGAACCAGACCACAGCTTGAGGAAACGGAGACTCGGCCGCTGCGACCTCGGTTAGCTCCCGCCCTCTTCGAGATCCTCATCGACCACAGAATGCCTGAGTGTCAGTCCTCAATGAGCGCTTCTCGCCAAATCTCGAGGTGTTCGGCCACGTACTCCGCGGTCGCCTTCCAATGCGCCCCATGCCCCTGATCAAACATTGCCGCCCAGGGCTGTTCTCCGGCGCAATTTGCCCGCTTCAATAATTCGTACATCGCCTGCACTCGGTGAACCATTGTCTCGGGCAGAGCACGCCTCTGCTGTTCATCCGCGCGATATCCATCTACGAAGGCCCGAAGTTGAGTTCTCGCTTCCTCGGGATTAGTTCCGGCCCATAGTCCAGAGAATGACTGCGCCGCATAAGCTAGATCCCATAGTCGGGAACTGGGCCCTGACCCGTCCCAGTCAATAAAAACCATCCGCTCCCCCAGAATGAGGTTCCAGGGCGCTAAGTCATTGTGGCAGATCAGATCTGGTTTCGGCGCGGGGATCAGCACCTTCCATTGCGCCAGATCGGCGGGTGTCGGCTTCGGACTATTGTCGTGGATGATGCGGATCATCTCACCGACTTTTCTAAGTTCCGTAGAGTTC is a window encoding:
- a CDS encoding ArsR/SmtB family transcription factor, which produces MPEVFHADPKDVTLPTILAALSDPLRLSIVSFLANHGESECNAIYQGVGTSKTNASHHFRILREAGLIRRHHEGQKQTARLRRDEVDEYFPHLLDAVLANAVPSVEPSGSEEP
- a CDS encoding phosphotransferase: MAEELELAGGNAADFVLRVGQTIRKPWAASTESVQQFLTALRLAGVEVPRPLGRDEQGRQVIEFVDGTLAMDSGQLNSTELRKVGEMIRIIHDNSPKPTPADLAQWKVLIPAPKPDLICHNDLAPWNLILGERMVFIDWDGSGPSSRLWDLAYAAQSFSGLWAGTNPEEARTQLRAFVDGYRADEQQRRALPETMVHRVQAMYELLKRANCAGEQPWAAMFDQGHGAHWKATAEYVAEHLEIWREALIED
- a CDS encoding MerR family transcriptional regulator yields the protein MRIGELARRTGVSERSLRYYEEHGLLASERTSGGHRDFPERAVDRVILIQQLFAAGLHSKKIGQLLPCMRDADGGPNERATGALVRELIAERERIDRLIGDLQNSRAVLDEVIGGVKARDERTAPLRAS
- a CDS encoding winged helix-turn-helix transcriptional regulator is translated as MSNISKNGQFSCGLDAAVAVVGGKWKPLILWALHEQSRRFGELRREVRGVTEKMLTQQLRELESDGIVHREVYREVPPRVEYSLTPLGQSLNQALLPLGDWGEANISTIIRAKNQTTA
- a CDS encoding NAD(P)-dependent oxidoreductase; the encoded protein is MTNTVTVIGLGPMGQAIARVLLLAGREVTVWNRTVEKAIHLEELGARIAATPREAIRQSEIVLISVRGNDLVRRILTDAEVAGTAAILLNLSSDTPASARQLAAWVADQGIRYLGGTMLTPSALVGQSGSTAVLGGDRAVYEKARSILEIVAPELSYFGDDPGAVAALDLALLDAFWTTVAGWSHAVALGRAEGLNANSLVERLTSIVHLAAQVGTGISHDAEAGKYPGEVSTIASAHTTLRHLLQASADRALDTGVPGAIEGLLRRAVDQSRGEDGPSRLVSMIEQGG
- a CDS encoding polysaccharide deacetylase family protein, with translation MTTELFSYSPITERPTINWPDGKRVAFYLGLNVEHFLPDRPSTSIWPSTLVPDALNHGWRDYGARVGIWRITEILDRHGIRASVLLNSMVAEHNPQIIEAGLERDWPWLARGSTNSILHTGLDRAEEQQVLSNIIDTIESSTGKKPQGWMGPGLSETHHTAELLAELGLGYVLDWTNDDQPYPLTVPGMFSLPYTVELNDLILFPRGLTGPDFLQMVKDQHEVLSKDSQTSGRVMALALHPFVIGQPFRAKYLDLALEYLAAQPDVWLTTSDEIYQHYRQSPTPGTLKAAHNISTQRSAGWTK
- a CDS encoding dihydrofolate reductase family protein, whose amino-acid sequence is MDKVVMYASVSVDGFIADQNDDPGPLFEWLLGGDVPLDDSGFLNVSQASYDYTRPYWDQVAVTIAGRHVFDLTDGWDGVPPSSVDHVVVVSHRAKPDDWHPEAPFHFVEGVEAAVAKAQQLAGDRIVEVAAGDVGGQAFAAGLVDEVRMDVAPVVFGSGKRYFGSLDVQQLLGDPEEVIQGNRVLHLRYRVQR
- a CDS encoding carboxymuconolactone decarboxylase family protein encodes the protein MAERALDDASKAMLAVVLGVAHQSERCILTHAEAAVVAGVTRQQLIEALNLTIVFGGAPGYGFAAFALDTFDTFTTKTSTPEPLSA